The following are from one region of the Escherichia sp. E4742 genome:
- the citC gene encoding [citrate (pro-3S)-lyase] ligase, with protein MFGNDIFTRVKRSENKKMAEITHFLHENDLSVDTTVEVFITVTRNDRLIACGGIAGNIIKCVAISESVRGEGLALTLATELINLAYERHSTHLFIYTKTEYEALFRQCGFYTLTSVPGVMVLMENSATRLKRYAESLKKFRHEGKKIGCIVMNANPFTNGHRYLIQQAAAQCDWLHLFLVKEDSSRFPYDDRLDLVLKGTADIPRLTVHRGSEYIISRATFPCYFIKEQSVINHCYTEIDLKIFRQYLAPALGVTHRFVGTEPICRVTAQYNQDMRYWLETPTISAPPIELVEIERLRYQELPISASRVRQLLVKNDLTAIAPLVPAPTLHYLQNLLEHARQDAAVRQKPPA; from the coding sequence ATGTTCGGCAATGATATTTTCACCCGGGTAAAACGTTCAGAAAATAAAAAGATGGCGGAAATTACCCACTTTCTGCATGAAAATGATTTGAGTGTTGACACCACGGTCGAAGTATTTATTACCGTAACCCGTAACGACCGCCTTATTGCCTGCGGCGGAATTGCCGGAAATATCATTAAGTGCGTCGCTATTAGTGAATCAGTTCGCGGTGAAGGACTGGCGCTGACATTAGCCACCGAACTGATAAACCTCGCCTATGAACGGCACAGCACGCATCTGTTTATTTATACCAAAACCGAATACGAGGCGCTGTTCCGTCAGTGCGGTTTCTACACGTTAACCAGCGTACCTGGTGTGATGGTGTTGATGGAAAATAGCGCCACACGTCTGAAACGCTATGCCGAATCGCTGAAGAAATTCCGTCATGAAGGGAAGAAGATTGGCTGTATCGTCATGAACGCCAATCCCTTTACTAACGGCCACCGTTATCTGATTCAACAAGCTGCGGCACAGTGCGACTGGCTGCATCTGTTTTTAGTCAAAGAAGATTCTTCACGCTTTCCCTATGACGACCGGTTAGATCTGGTGTTAAAAGGCACCGCCGATATTCCGCGTCTGACCGTGCATCGCGGCTCCGAGTACATCATCTCCCGCGCCACGTTCCCCTGCTACTTCATTAAAGAACAGAGCGTCATCAACCATTGTTACACCGAAATTGACCTGAAAATTTTCCGTCAGTACCTCGCGCCCGCGCTGGGCGTTACTCACCGCTTTGTTGGTACTGAACCCATTTGTCGCGTGACCGCCCAGTACAACCAGGATATGCGCTACTGGCTGGAAACACCGACCATCTCCGCACCGCCCATCGAACTGGTTGAAATTGAGCGACTGCGTTACCAGGAACTGCCGATATCCGCTTCCCGGGTACGTCAACTGCTGGTGAAAAACGATCTCACGGCTATCGCGCCACTGGTCCCGGCACCCACTCTGCATTACTTGCAGAATCTGCTTGAACACGCCCGCCAGGACGCGGCAGTTCGTCAAAAGCCCCCCGCATAA
- the dpiB gene encoding sensor histidine kinase DpiB, whose product MLQLNENKQFAFFQRLAFPLRIFLLILVFSIFVIAALAQYFTASFEDYLTLHVRDMAMNQAKIIASNDSIITAVKTRDYKRLATIANKLQRDTDFDYVVIGDRDSIRLYHPNPEKIGYPMQFTKPGALERGESYFITGKGSIGMAMRAKTPIFDDDGKVIGVVSVGYLVSKIDSWRAEFLLPMVGVFVVLLGILMLLSWFLAAHIRRQMMGMEPKQIARVVRQQEALFSSVYEGLIAVDPYGHITAINRNARKMLGLSSPGRQWLGRPIAEVVRPADFFTEQIDEKRQDVVANFNGLSVIANREAIRSGDDLLGAIISFRSKDEISTLNAQLTQIKQYVESLRTLRHEHLNWMSTLNGLLQMKEYDRVLAMVQGESQAQQQLIDSLREAFADRQVAGLLFGKVQRARELGLKMTIVPGSQLSQLPQGLDSTEFAAIVGNLLDNAFEASLHSDKGNKTVELYLSDEGDDVVIEVADQGCGIPESLRDKIFEQGVSTRADEPGEHGIGLYLIASYVTRCGGVITLEENDPCGTLFSIYIPKVKPDDSSINPIDR is encoded by the coding sequence ATGTTGCAGCTTAATGAGAATAAACAGTTTGCTTTTTTCCAACGACTGGCGTTCCCGCTGCGTATTTTTTTGCTGATTTTGGTGTTCTCGATATTTGTCATCGCTGCGCTGGCGCAATATTTTACGGCCAGCTTTGAGGACTATTTAACGCTTCATGTTCGTGATATGGCAATGAATCAAGCGAAAATTATTGCCTCCAATGACAGTATCATCACCGCAGTGAAAACGCGTGACTACAAACGACTGGCTACTATTGCCAACAAATTGCAAAGAGATACCGACTTCGATTATGTGGTGATTGGTGACCGGGATTCGATCCGCCTTTACCATCCTAATCCGGAAAAGATTGGCTACCCCATGCAGTTTACCAAACCGGGAGCGCTGGAAAGAGGGGAGAGTTACTTCATCACCGGCAAAGGGTCGATAGGTATGGCAATGCGCGCCAAAACGCCGATCTTTGATGACGATGGCAAAGTCATCGGCGTGGTGTCGGTGGGGTATCTGGTGAGTAAAATCGATAGCTGGCGGGCTGAGTTTTTATTACCGATGGTGGGTGTGTTTGTCGTGCTGTTAGGCATTCTGATGCTGCTGTCGTGGTTCTTAGCTGCGCATATCCGCCGCCAGATGATGGGCATGGAACCAAAGCAGATTGCGCGCGTGGTCCGCCAGCAAGAGGCGCTTTTTAGTTCGGTTTATGAAGGGCTGATTGCGGTGGACCCGTATGGGCATATTACTGCCATCAACCGCAATGCAAGAAAAATGTTGGGGCTGAGTTCTCCCGGACGGCAGTGGCTGGGCAGACCTATTGCAGAGGTTGTTAGACCGGCTGATTTTTTTACCGAACAAATTGATGAAAAACGTCAGGATGTGGTGGCGAATTTTAATGGTCTGAGCGTTATTGCTAACCGTGAAGCTATTCGTTCTGGTGATGATTTGCTAGGTGCAATTATTAGTTTTCGTAGTAAAGACGAAATATCTACCCTTAATGCGCAACTGACGCAAATTAAACAATATGTTGAAAGCCTGCGCACACTACGTCATGAACATCTCAATTGGATGTCTACGCTCAATGGTCTGTTGCAGATGAAAGAGTATGATCGTGTGCTGGCGATGGTTCAGGGGGAGTCCCAGGCTCAGCAGCAACTTATTGATAGTCTGCGTGAAGCATTTGCCGATCGCCAGGTGGCGGGGCTTCTTTTTGGTAAAGTGCAGCGCGCCCGGGAGCTGGGGCTAAAAATGACGATTGTTCCAGGCAGCCAACTTTCACAACTGCCGCAAGGGCTGGACAGCACTGAATTTGCGGCGATAGTGGGCAACTTACTCGATAATGCCTTCGAAGCCAGTCTGCATAGTGATAAAGGGAATAAGACCGTCGAATTATACCTGAGCGATGAAGGCGACGACGTGGTAATCGAAGTGGCCGATCAGGGCTGCGGCATTCCAGAGTCTCTTCGCGACAAAATATTTGAGCAGGGCGTCAGTACGCGTGCTGATGAACCCGGTGAGCATGGCATTGGGTTGTATCTTATTGCCAGCTATGTAACGCGCTGCGGTGGAGTTATCACTCTCGAAGAGAATGATCCCTGCGGTACTTTATTTTCAATCTATATTCCGAAAGTGAAACCTGATGACAGCTCCATTAACCCTATTGATCGTTGA
- the dpiA gene encoding two-component response regulator DpiA, with protein sequence MTAPLTLLIVEDETPLAEMHAEYIRHIPGFSQILLAGNLAQARMMIERFKPGLILLDNYLPDGRGINLLHELVQTHYPGDVVFTTAASDMETVSEAVRCGVFDYLIKPIAYERLGQTLTRYRQRRHMLESIDSASQKQIDEMFNAYARGEPKDELPTGIDALTLNAVRKLFKEPGVQHTAETVAQALTISRTTARRYLEYCASRHLIIAEIVHGKVGRPQRIYHSG encoded by the coding sequence ATGACAGCTCCATTAACCCTATTGATCGTTGAGGACGAAACACCGTTGGCAGAAATGCATGCGGAATATATTCGTCACATTCCCGGCTTCAGTCAGATATTGCTGGCGGGAAACCTGGCGCAGGCCCGAATGATGATTGAGCGTTTTAAGCCGGGGCTTATCTTGCTGGATAACTATCTTCCTGATGGTAGGGGCATTAATTTGTTGCATGAGTTGGTGCAGACGCATTACCCCGGTGATGTGGTGTTTACCACTGCCGCCAGCGATATGGAAACGGTATCTGAGGCTGTGCGCTGCGGTGTGTTTGATTATTTAATCAAGCCAATCGCTTATGAGCGTCTGGGGCAGACATTAACTCGTTATCGCCAGCGTAGACACATGCTGGAAAGTATTGATAGCGCCAGTCAGAAGCAAATTGATGAGATGTTCAACGCTTACGCTCGCGGTGAACCAAAGGATGAGCTGCCAACTGGCATTGACGCGTTGACGCTAAACGCAGTGAGAAAACTGTTCAAGGAGCCTGGTGTGCAACATACGGCTGAGACAGTAGCGCAGGCTTTAACCATAAGCCGCACCACTGCGAGACGTTATCTTGAATATTGCGCCAGCCGACATCTGATCATCGCTGAGATTGTTCACGGCAAAGTTGGCCGGCCACAACGCATTTACCACAGCGGATGA
- the dcuC gene encoding anaerobic C4-dicarboxylate transporter DcuC, with protein sequence MQTFIELLIGVVVIVGVARYIIKGYSATGVLFVGGLLLLIISAIMGHKVLPSSQTSTGYSATDIVEYIKILLMSRGGDLGMMIMMLCGFAAYMTHIGANDMVVKLASKPLQYINSPYLLMIAAYFVACLMSLAVSSATGLGVLLMATLFPVMVNVGISRGAAAAICASPAAIILAPTSGDVVLAAQASEMPLIDFAFKTTLPISIAAIIGMAIAHFFWQRYLDKKEHISHEMLDVSEITTTAPAFYAILPFTPIIGVLFFDGKWGPQLHIITILVICMLIASVLEFLRGFNTQKVFSGLEVAYRGMADAFANVVMLLVAAGVFAQGLSTIGFIQSLISIATSFGSASIILMLVLVILTMLAAVTTGSGNAPFYAFVEMIPKLAHSSGINPAYLTIPMLQASNLGRTLSPVSGVVVAVAGMAKISPFEVVKRTSVPVLVGLVIVIVATELMVPGTTAAVAGK encoded by the coding sequence TTGTGGGTGTAGCTCGCTACATCATTAAAGGGTATTCCGCCACCGGGGTGCTATTTGTTGGCGGCCTGCTACTGCTGATCATCAGCGCTATAATGGGACACAAAGTTTTACCCTCCAGCCAGACTTCCACTGGCTACAGCGCCACAGATATCGTTGAATACATTAAAATATTACTGATGAGCCGTGGCGGCGATCTCGGCATGATGATCATGATGCTGTGTGGCTTTGCCGCTTATATGACCCACATTGGCGCGAACGATATGGTTGTCAAACTGGCATCAAAACCGCTGCAGTACATTAACTCCCCTTACCTGCTGATGATTGCCGCCTACTTTGTCGCCTGTCTGATGTCACTGGCAGTCTCCTCCGCAACCGGTCTTGGCGTTTTACTGATGGCAACGTTGTTCCCGGTGATGGTGAACGTTGGTATCAGTCGCGGCGCGGCAGCTGCCATTTGTGCCTCACCAGCAGCAATTATTCTCGCACCAACATCTGGTGATGTGGTGCTGGCAGCACAGGCTTCTGAAATGCCGCTGATTGACTTCGCCTTCAAAACAACACTTCCTATCTCAATTGCCGCGATTATCGGCATGGCGATTGCCCACTTTTTCTGGCAGCGTTATCTGGACAAAAAAGAGCACATCTCTCATGAAATGTTAGATGTCAGCGAAATCACAACCACCGCACCCGCGTTTTACGCCATTCTGCCGTTTACACCGATCATTGGCGTGCTATTTTTTGACGGTAAATGGGGTCCGCAATTGCACATCATCACCATTCTGGTGATCTGTATGCTGATTGCCTCTGTTCTGGAATTTCTTCGCGGCTTTAATACGCAAAAAGTCTTTTCGGGCCTCGAGGTGGCTTACCGCGGCATGGCTGATGCCTTCGCTAACGTAGTAATGTTATTAGTTGCCGCAGGGGTTTTCGCTCAGGGCCTTAGCACCATCGGCTTTATCCAGAGCCTGATCTCAATCGCCACCTCGTTCGGCTCGGCGAGCATTATCCTGATGCTGGTGCTGGTTATCCTGACAATGCTGGCAGCAGTCACCACTGGTTCCGGCAATGCGCCTTTCTATGCCTTTGTTGAGATGATCCCGAAACTGGCACACTCTTCCGGCATTAACCCGGCGTACCTGACAATCCCGATGCTGCAGGCGTCAAACCTGGGGCGCACGCTTTCGCCAGTCTCTGGCGTGGTGGTTGCCGTTGCCGGGATGGCTAAAATATCACCTTTTGAAGTGGTTAAACGCACCTCGGTGCCGGTGCTTGTTGGGCTGGTGATTGTCATTGTGGCTACAGAGTTGATGGTACCCGGTACTACCGCCGCGGTTGCTGGTAAGTGA